From Butyricimonas paravirosa, one genomic window encodes:
- a CDS encoding ATP-binding protein has translation MERSGNFYKAIRLGYILISILIGCMAYNSLYEWQEIEALELGNKKIDELRKEINNINIQMIKFSLLGETILEWNDKDIEHYHARRMAMDSMLCRFKATYPAERIDSVRSLLEDKERQMFQIVRLMDEQQSINKKIANQIPVIVQKSVQEQSKKPKRKGFLGIFGKKKEVTPAVSTTILHSVNRNVISEQKVQDRQLSEQADSLAARNAELNRQLQELICQIEEKVQTELQSRENEIVAMREKSFMQVGGLMGFVLLLLLISYIIIHRDAKSIKQYKHKTTDLIRQLEQSVQRNEALITSRKKAVHTITHELRTPLTAITGYAGLIRKEQCEDKSGQYIQNILQSSDRMRDMLNTLLDFFRLDNGKEQPRLSPCRISAITHTLETEFMPVAVNKGLSLSVKTGHDAIVLTDKERIIQIGNNLLSNAVKFTEEGGVSLITEYDNGVLTLVVEDTGTGMTEEEQKQAFGAFERLSNAAAKEGFGLGLAIMRNIVSMLGGTIRLDSKKGKGSRFTVEISMQEAEEQLGYTSNTPVYHNNKFHDVVAIDNDEVLLLMLKEMYSQEGIHCDTCTDAAALMEMIRQKEYSLLLTDLNMPDINGFELLELLRSSNVGNSPTIPVVVATASGSCNKGELLAKGFAGCLFKPFSISELMEVSDRCAIKATPDGKPDFSALLSYGNEAVMLEKLITETEKEMQAVRDAAKEKDLQKLDSLIHHLRSSWEVLRADQPLNVLYGLLRGDALPDGEALSHAVTAVLDKGVEIIRLAEEERRKYEDE, from the coding sequence ATGGAGCGGTCAGGAAATTTCTATAAGGCAATACGGTTGGGATATATACTTATCTCCATTCTTATCGGATGTATGGCATATAATAGCCTCTATGAATGGCAGGAGATAGAAGCATTAGAACTTGGCAATAAAAAAATAGACGAGCTCCGAAAAGAAATAAACAATATCAATATTCAAATGATAAAATTTTCTCTATTGGGTGAAACAATACTGGAATGGAACGATAAAGATATCGAGCATTACCATGCACGGCGTATGGCAATGGACAGTATGCTCTGCCGTTTCAAGGCCACCTATCCAGCAGAGCGCATCGATAGTGTGCGCAGTCTTTTAGAGGATAAGGAACGACAGATGTTCCAGATAGTCCGGTTAATGGATGAACAACAATCTATTAACAAGAAGATAGCCAATCAAATTCCGGTTATTGTACAGAAAAGTGTGCAGGAACAGTCCAAAAAGCCAAAACGAAAAGGTTTCTTAGGCATATTCGGCAAAAAAAAGGAAGTAACTCCAGCAGTATCAACCACTATCCTTCATTCGGTCAATAGAAACGTAATCAGCGAACAGAAAGTGCAGGATCGCCAATTGTCGGAACAAGCCGACAGCCTTGCAGCTCGTAATGCAGAACTTAACAGACAACTGCAAGAATTGATTTGCCAAATAGAAGAAAAGGTACAAACCGAACTGCAAAGCCGGGAAAACGAAATAGTTGCCATGCGTGAAAAGTCATTTATGCAAGTAGGCGGTTTAATGGGATTCGTTCTTCTATTGTTGTTAATTTCCTACATCATCATACATCGTGATGCAAAAAGCATTAAACAATACAAGCACAAGACAACTGATTTGATAAGGCAACTGGAACAATCCGTACAACGGAACGAGGCACTGATAACGTCAAGGAAGAAGGCGGTACATACTATCACCCATGAACTGCGCACACCGCTGACAGCAATAACAGGCTATGCCGGACTGATACGGAAAGAACAGTGTGAGGATAAGTCCGGGCAGTATATCCAAAACATACTGCAATCCTCCGACCGTATGCGGGATATGCTTAACACTTTGCTTGACTTCTTCCGCCTGGACAACGGCAAGGAACAGCCCCGTCTGTCACCCTGCCGGATTTCAGCAATCACGCACACACTTGAAACGGAGTTCATGCCTGTTGCCGTGAACAAAGGGCTGTCCTTGTCCGTGAAGACTGGACACGATGCCATTGTATTGACCGACAAAGAGCGAATAATACAAATCGGGAATAACCTGCTGTCAAACGCTGTCAAGTTCACAGAAGAAGGCGGTGTTTCTTTGATTACTGAATATGATAATGGAGTTCTGACACTGGTCGTTGAAGATACAGGTACAGGCATGACAGAAGAGGAACAGAAACAAGCGTTCGGTGCGTTTGAACGTCTATCAAATGCCGCCGCAAAGGAGGGTTTCGGGCTTGGGCTTGCCATAATGCGTAATATTGTGTCGATGCTTGGCGGAACAATCCGTTTAGACAGCAAGAAAGGGAAAGGCAGTCGTTTCACAGTTGAAATTTCTATGCAGGAAGCTGAAGAACAGCTTGGATATACAAGCAATACACCTGTTTATCATAACAATAAATTCCATGATGTTGTCGCCATTGACAATGATGAGGTATTACTTCTGATGCTGAAAGAGATGTATTCCCAAGAAGGAATACACTGCGACACTTGCACCGATGCTGCGGCACTGATGGAAATGATACGCCAGAAAGAATACAGCCTGTTGCTGACAGACTTGAATATGCCCGATATAAACGGTTTCGAATTGCTGGAACTGTTGCGTTCGTCCAACGTGGGCAATTCACCAACAATCCCGGTGGTTGTGGCAACCGCTTCGGGCAGTTGTAACAAAGGGGAACTATTGGCAAAAGGCTTTGCCGGATGCCTGTTCAAACCGTTCTCCATATCGGAACTGATGGAGGTTTCCGACAGGTGTGCCATAAAAGCGACACCGGACGGGAAACCGGACTTTTCCGCCTTATTGTCCTATGGCAATGAAGCCGTCATGCTGGAAAAGTTGATAACTGAAACAGAAAAGGAAATGCAGGCGGTACGGGATGCAGCAAAAGAAAAAGACCTGCAAAAGCTGGATTCCCTGATCCACCACCTGCGCAGTTCGTGGGAGGTGCTCCGTGCCGACCAACCGCTGAATGTACTTTACGGATTGCTTCGTGGCGATGCTCTCCCGGATGGTGAAGCGTTAAGCCATGCCGTGACTGCCGTGCTGGATAAGGGAGTGGAAATAATACGGTTGGCAGAAGAGGAAAGGAGAAAATACGAAGATGAATAA
- a CDS encoding DUF1896 domain-containing protein translates to MNNKKKNEGQTDFSYYGLYLLDYLRTNKFEQADDTAFIRERADRAAETYERARLEGYPADGAQELAMDTLLRGLHYSRYAILREVVENEFADEVPEEKREAFVLKLLPLVGNVFSVYDLSDDNFALSSDYDLLYTELTGATVLYLDEYGV, encoded by the coding sequence ATGAACAACAAGAAGAAAAACGAGGGTCAGACCGACTTTTCCTATTACGGTCTGTACCTGCTGGACTATCTCCGCACGAACAAGTTTGAACAGGCTGACGACACCGCTTTCATACGGGAACGGGCCGACCGTGCCGCCGAAACGTATGAGAGGGCACGGCTTGAAGGCTATCCCGCCGATGGTGCGCAGGAACTGGCGATGGACACGCTGCTGCGCGGGCTGCATTATTCCCGTTACGCCATCCTCCGCGAAGTCGTGGAAAACGAGTTTGCCGATGAAGTGCCGGAAGAGAAGCGTGAAGCCTTTGTCCTGAAACTGCTGCCGCTTGTCGGCAACGTGTTCTCCGTCTATGACCTCTCGGATGACAATTTCGCCCTGTCTTCCGATTACGACCTGCTCTACACGGAGCTGACGGGAGCAACCGTCCTTTACTTAGACGAATATGGCGTTTAA
- a CDS encoding N-6 DNA methylase — protein MAFNRKQKLRDNIEAIRTAFILDRENRTATTEERAILQRYCGFGGLKCILNPAKELTDAVRWAKSDLELFAPTVELHRLIRENSKDETEYKRFVDSLKASVLTAFYTPKEITDTIADVLADYSVRPARMLEPSAGVGVFVDSMLRHSPNADVMAFEKDLLTGTILRHLYPDQKMRTCGFEKIERPFNNYFDLAVSNIPFGDIAVFDAEFQRSDSFGRRSAQKTIHNYFFLKGLDAVRDGGIVAFITSQGVLNSTKTSVRNELFSQANLVSAIRLPNNLFTDNAGTEVGSDLIVLQKNLSKKEMSQDERLMTVIQTDTKTALTDNAYFIHHPERIVHTMAKLDTDPYGKPAMVYLHEGKAAGIAGDLRRMLDEDFHYRLAMRLYSGSIRQAGTEEKVAVQNKVERPAIKLETVSSAQTVETPTEKPQPADEKPEIEPRPQYSAGVQLTLLDLWGMTEEVSQPKTSKKKKTVKKAVTAKSTPPKPKVTVTPTAPTAKPAMENKEVKAENTAKPADPDDIYATLDWDTNPPINGFYEMMMGLTPERRKELRELARQHNEKQVAEKTEVKAVPETSREQPRQEETQPEAVAAPAVTDTPSEAVGTFLFPDIEAEKPKEEVVDLSPRAYHRTPEMHLREGSLVADRGRHNIGYLKDITPYGATFQPLDLKGYQKEKALLYVSLRDAYERLYRYESLRREANVPWREHLNTCYDEFVMRYGNLNAKQNVKLVMMDAGGRDILSLERMENGKFVKADIFEHPVSFAVESHANVGSPEEALSASLNKYGTVNLDYMREITDSTAEDLLTALQGRIYYNPLVTGYEIKDRFIAGNVIEKAERIEAWMGDNPENERMPEVKQALEALKDAEPQRIAFEDLDFNFGERWIPTGVYAAYMSRLFDTEVKIAYSASMDEFSVVCGYRTMKITDEFLVKGYYRNYDGMHLLKHALHNTCPDMMKSIGKDEHGNDIKMRDSEGIQLANAKIDEIRNGFSEWLEEQSPQFKERLVTMYNRKFNCFVRPRYDGSHQTFPDLNLKGLASRGIKSVYPSQMDCVWMLKQNGGGICDHEVGTGKTLIMCIAAHEMKRLNLAHKPMIIGLKANVAEIAATYQAAYPNARILYASEKDFSTANRVRFFNNIKNNDYDCVIMSHDQFGKIPQSPELQQRILQAELDTVEENLEVLRQQGKNVSRAMLKGLEKRKHNLEAKLEKVEHAIKSRTDDVVDFKQMGIDHIFIDESHQFKNLTFNTRHDRVAGLGNSEGSQKALNMLFAIRTIQERTGKDLGATFLSGTTISNSLTELYLLFKYLRPKELERQDIRCFDAWAAIFAKKTTDFEFNVTNNVVQKERFRYFIKVPELAAFYNEITDYRTAEDVGVDRPAKNEILHHIPPTPEQEDFIQKLMQFAKTGDATLLGRLPLSETEEKAKMLIATDYARKMALDMRMIDPNYEDHPDNKASHCAKMIAEYYQKYDAQKGTQFVFSDLGTYQPGDGWNVYSEIKRKLTEDYGIPPSEVRFIQECKTDKARKAVIDAMNAGTVRVLFGSTSMLGTGVNAQKRCVAIHHLDTPWRPSDLQQRDGRGVRAGNEIAKHFAGNNVDVIIYAVEKSLDSYKFNLLHCKQTFISQLKSGAMGARTIDEGAMDEKSGMNFSEYMALLSGNTDLLDKAKLEKRIASLEGERKSFNKGKRDSEFKLESKTGELRNNTAFIDAMTEDWNRFLSVVQTDKEGNRLNIIKVDGVDSADEKVIGKRLQEIAKNATTGGLYTQVGELYGFPIKVVSERILKEGLEFTDNRFVVEGNYKYTYNNGHLAMADPLAAARNFLNAMERIPSIIDQYKAKNEVLEMEIPQLQEIAGKVWKKEDELKQLKSELAALDRKIQLELAPPTPEVAEKENEGQQLKPEAEDVRNRQAQYPENAPPQIRSPADSIVANHVIIGRPGLYAKEETRSKGLKI, from the coding sequence ATGGCGTTTAACCGCAAACAGAAACTGCGGGACAACATCGAGGCGATACGGACGGCATTCATCCTTGACAGGGAAAATAGGACAGCGACAACCGAAGAGCGTGCCATACTTCAAAGGTACTGCGGTTTCGGCGGTCTGAAATGTATCCTCAACCCTGCAAAGGAACTGACGGATGCCGTCCGGTGGGCGAAATCCGACCTCGAACTGTTCGCCCCGACGGTGGAGCTGCACAGGCTTATCCGTGAGAACAGCAAGGACGAAACAGAGTACAAGCGGTTTGTGGATTCGCTGAAAGCGTCCGTGCTGACCGCTTTCTACACCCCCAAAGAGATAACCGACACCATCGCGGACGTGCTGGCAGATTACAGCGTCCGCCCCGCCCGTATGCTCGAACCGTCGGCAGGTGTCGGCGTGTTCGTGGATTCCATGCTGCGGCACAGCCCCAATGCGGATGTGATGGCTTTCGAGAAGGATCTGCTCACGGGTACAATCTTGAGGCATCTCTATCCCGACCAGAAAATGCGCACCTGCGGTTTTGAGAAAATCGAAAGACCGTTCAACAATTATTTCGACTTGGCGGTGTCCAACATTCCGTTCGGTGACATTGCCGTGTTCGACGCGGAGTTTCAGCGGAGCGACTCTTTCGGCAGACGCTCCGCCCAGAAAACCATCCACAACTATTTCTTTCTCAAAGGACTGGATGCCGTGCGTGACGGCGGTATCGTGGCGTTCATCACCTCGCAAGGGGTATTGAATAGCACCAAGACCTCCGTGCGTAACGAGCTGTTCAGTCAGGCCAATCTGGTATCCGCGATACGCCTGCCCAACAACCTGTTCACGGACAACGCGGGCACGGAGGTGGGCAGTGACCTGATTGTCCTGCAAAAGAACCTCAGCAAGAAGGAAATGTCGCAGGACGAGCGGCTGATGACCGTGATACAGACGGACACGAAAACCGCCCTGACCGACAACGCCTATTTCATCCACCACCCGGAACGCATCGTGCATACGATGGCGAAACTTGACACAGACCCCTACGGGAAGCCCGCTATGGTTTATCTGCACGAGGGCAAGGCAGCAGGCATCGCCGGGGATTTGCGCCGTATGCTCGACGAGGATTTCCATTACAGGCTTGCCATGCGCTTGTATTCGGGTTCAATCCGGCAGGCAGGAACGGAAGAAAAAGTTGCCGTTCAAAATAAAGTAGAGCGTCCTGCCATAAAATTGGAAACAGTATCCTCGGCGCAGACGGTGGAAACTCCGACAGAAAAGCCGCAACCCGCAGATGAAAAGCCGGAGATAGAACCGCGCCCGCAATATTCCGCAGGCGTGCAGCTCACCCTGCTTGACCTCTGGGGGATGACGGAAGAGGTCAGCCAACCGAAAACCTCCAAAAAGAAAAAGACGGTGAAAAAGGCAGTTACGGCAAAGTCCACTCCGCCCAAACCGAAAGTCACGGTTACACCGACAGCTCCAACTGCAAAACCCGCAATGGAGAATAAGGAGGTGAAAGCGGAGAACACCGCCAAGCCTGCCGACCCGGACGACATCTATGCCACACTGGACTGGGATACCAATCCTCCCATCAACGGTTTCTATGAAATGATGATGGGTTTGACGCCGGAGCGTAGGAAAGAACTTCGGGAACTGGCAAGGCAGCATAACGAGAAACAAGTGGCGGAAAAGACGGAAGTGAAAGCCGTGCCGGAAACTTCCCGTGAGCAGCCACGACAGGAGGAAACACAGCCGGAGGCAGTCGCCGCACCTGCCGTTACAGATACCCCATCGGAAGCGGTGGGGACTTTCCTTTTCCCCGACATCGAAGCGGAAAAGCCGAAGGAGGAAGTCGTGGACCTTTCTCCGCGTGCCTACCACCGCACGCCGGAGATGCACCTGCGCGAAGGGTCGCTGGTGGCTGACCGGGGGCGTCATAACATCGGCTACCTGAAAGACATCACGCCATACGGGGCGACATTCCAGCCGCTCGACCTGAAAGGATACCAGAAGGAAAAGGCGTTGTTGTATGTGTCGCTGCGTGACGCCTACGAGCGTCTGTACCGTTATGAATCGCTCCGGCGCGAGGCAAATGTTCCGTGGCGAGAGCATCTGAATACCTGTTACGATGAGTTTGTCATGCGCTACGGCAACCTCAACGCCAAGCAGAACGTGAAGTTAGTGATGATGGATGCGGGCGGGCGCGACATCCTTTCGCTGGAACGGATGGAAAACGGAAAGTTCGTCAAGGCGGACATCTTCGAGCATCCTGTTTCCTTCGCGGTGGAGAGCCATGCCAACGTAGGCTCTCCCGAAGAAGCCCTGTCTGCGTCGCTCAACAAATATGGTACGGTCAATCTCGACTATATGCGGGAGATAACCGACAGCACGGCGGAGGATTTGCTCACTGCCCTGCAAGGGCGCATCTACTACAATCCGCTCGTGACCGGTTACGAAATCAAAGACCGTTTCATCGCCGGAAATGTCATAGAGAAAGCGGAACGCATAGAGGCATGGATGGGTGACAATCCCGAAAATGAGCGTATGCCGGAGGTGAAGCAGGCGTTGGAGGCTCTGAAAGATGCCGAGCCGCAGCGCATCGCCTTCGAGGATCTGGACTTCAATTTCGGGGAACGCTGGATTCCGACGGGTGTCTATGCCGCCTACATGAGCCGGCTGTTCGACACGGAGGTGAAAATCGCCTATTCCGCAAGCATGGACGAGTTTTCGGTGGTGTGCGGCTACCGCACCATGAAAATCACGGACGAGTTTCTGGTGAAGGGGTATTACCGGAACTATGACGGTATGCACCTCCTAAAACACGCCCTGCACAACACCTGCCCTGACATGATGAAGTCCATCGGCAAGGACGAGCATGGCAACGACATCAAGATGCGCGACAGCGAGGGAATACAACTCGCCAACGCCAAGATTGACGAGATACGAAACGGCTTCTCCGAATGGCTCGAAGAGCAGTCGCCGCAGTTCAAGGAGCGGCTTGTGACGATGTATAACCGCAAGTTCAACTGTTTCGTGCGCCCGCGCTACGACGGCTCCCATCAGACCTTTCCCGACCTCAACCTGAAAGGGCTGGCAAGCCGGGGTATCAAGAGCGTCTATCCCTCACAGATGGATTGCGTCTGGATGTTGAAACAGAACGGCGGCGGAATTTGCGACCACGAGGTGGGAACCGGTAAGACGCTGATAATGTGCATCGCCGCGCATGAGATGAAGCGTCTGAATTTGGCACACAAGCCGATGATTATCGGGCTGAAAGCCAACGTTGCGGAGATTGCAGCCACCTATCAGGCGGCATATCCCAACGCACGTATTCTGTACGCTTCGGAGAAGGACTTTTCGACCGCCAACCGTGTGCGCTTCTTCAATAATATAAAGAACAACGACTACGATTGCGTCATCATGTCGCACGACCAGTTCGGCAAGATACCGCAGTCGCCGGAATTGCAGCAGCGCATCCTGCAAGCAGAGCTTGACACGGTGGAGGAAAACCTCGAAGTGCTACGGCAGCAGGGAAAGAACGTGTCGCGGGCGATGCTGAAAGGATTGGAGAAGCGCAAGCACAACCTTGAAGCGAAGCTGGAGAAGGTGGAACACGCCATAAAGTCACGCACGGACGACGTGGTGGATTTCAAGCAGATGGGCATCGACCACATCTTCATAGATGAGAGCCACCAGTTCAAGAATCTGACTTTCAACACGCGCCACGACCGTGTGGCGGGATTGGGAAACAGCGAGGGAAGCCAGAAGGCACTTAACATGCTCTTTGCCATACGCACCATACAGGAGCGCACAGGAAAAGACTTGGGTGCGACCTTCCTCTCCGGCACGACTATCAGCAACTCACTGACTGAATTGTACCTGCTGTTCAAGTACCTGCGCCCGAAGGAGCTGGAACGGCAGGACATAAGGTGTTTCGACGCTTGGGCGGCGATATTTGCCAAGAAGACGACGGATTTTGAATTTAACGTGACGAACAATGTGGTCCAGAAGGAGCGTTTCCGCTACTTCATCAAAGTGCCGGAGCTTGCCGCCTTCTATAATGAAATCACGGACTACCGCACGGCGGAGGATGTGGGCGTTGACCGTCCTGCCAAGAACGAGATACTGCACCATATACCGCCCACGCCGGAACAGGAGGACTTCATACAGAAACTGATGCAGTTCGCCAAGACGGGCGATGCCACCTTGTTGGGCAGGCTGCCGCTTTCGGAAACGGAAGAAAAGGCGAAGATGCTCATCGCCACGGACTATGCCCGGAAAATGGCACTCGACATGCGCATGATAGACCCGAATTACGAAGATCATCCCGACAACAAAGCGAGTCACTGTGCCAAGATGATCGCGGAGTATTATCAAAAATACGACGCCCAGAAAGGCACGCAGTTCGTTTTCTCTGATTTGGGGACATACCAGCCGGGCGACGGGTGGAACGTCTATTCGGAAATCAAGCGCAAACTGACGGAGGACTACGGTATACCGCCAAGCGAGGTGCGCTTCATTCAGGAGTGCAAGACCGACAAGGCGCGGAAGGCGGTGATAGACGCCATGAACGCCGGGACGGTGCGTGTGCTGTTCGGCTCTACCTCTATGCTCGGAACGGGTGTGAACGCCCAGAAACGGTGTGTGGCTATCCATCATCTCGATACGCCGTGGCGACCGTCCGACTTGCAACAGCGTGACGGACGCGGAGTTAGGGCAGGTAATGAGATTGCCAAACATTTCGCCGGGAACAACGTGGATGTAATCATCTACGCGGTGGAGAAGTCACTGGACAGCTACAAGTTCAACCTCCTGCACTGCAAGCAGACTTTCATAAGCCAGCTCAAAAGCGGTGCGATGGGTGCGCGTACCATCGACGAGGGGGCAATGGACGAAAAATCGGGCATGAATTTCTCGGAATACATGGCGTTGCTCTCCGGCAATACCGACCTGTTGGACAAGGCGAAACTGGAAAAGCGGATCGCATCGCTCGAAGGGGAACGCAAGTCGTTCAACAAGGGCAAGCGTGATTCGGAGTTCAAGCTGGAGTCAAAGACCGGCGAGTTGCGCAACAACACGGCTTTCATAGATGCCATGACGGAGGACTGGAACCGCTTCCTGTCGGTGGTGCAGACCGACAAGGAGGGCAACCGCCTTAATATAATAAAGGTGGACGGAGTGGATTCCGCCGATGAGAAGGTCATCGGAAAGCGTTTGCAGGAGATAGCCAAGAATGCCACGACCGGAGGGTTGTACACGCAGGTCGGTGAACTTTACGGTTTTCCGATAAAGGTGGTGAGCGAAAGGATACTCAAAGAGGGATTGGAGTTCACCGACAACCGCTTCGTGGTCGAGGGGAACTACAAGTACACCTACAACAACGGGCATCTGGCGATGGCTGACCCGTTGGCCGCCGCCCGCAACTTCCTCAACGCGATGGAGAGGATACCCTCCATCATCGACCAGTACAAGGCGAAGAACGAGGTGCTGGAGATGGAGATACCGCAGTTACAGGAGATAGCGGGTAAGGTGTGGAAGAAGGAGGACGAGCTGAAGCAGTTGAAGTCCGAACTTGCCGCCCTTGACCGAAAAATTCAGCTGGAGCTTGCGCCACCCACGCCCGAAGTCGCAGAAAAGGAGAATGAAGGGCAACAGCTCAAGCCGGAAGCGGAAGATGTGAGGAACAGGCAGGCGCAATATCCCGAAAATGCACCGCCGCAGATACGCAGTCCGGCGGATAGTATCGTTGCCAACCATGTCATAATCGGGCGTCCGGGACTGTATGCCAAGGAGGAAACCCGGTCCAAAGGATTGAAAATATAA
- the tet(Q) gene encoding tetracycline resistance ribosomal protection protein Tet(Q) — MNIINLGILAHIDAGKTSVTENLLFASGATEKCGRVDNGDTITDSMDIEKRRGITVRASTTSIIWNGVKCNIIDTPGHMDFIAEVERTFKMLDGAVLILSAKEGIQAQTKLLFSTLQKLQIPTIIFINKIDRAGVNLERLYMDIKTNLSQDVLFMQTVVDGSVYPVCSQTYIKEEYKEFVCNHDDDILERYLADSEISPADYWNTIIALVAKAKVYPVLHGSAMFNIGINELLDAISSFILPPASVSNRLSAYLYKIEHDPKGHKRSFLKIIDGSLRLRDVVRINDSEKFIKIKNLKTIYQGREINVDEVGANDIAIVEDIEDFRIGDYLGAKPCLIQGLSHQHPALKSSVRPNKPEERSKVISALNTLWIEDPSLSFSINSYSDELEISLYGLTQKEIIQTLLEERFSVKVHFDEIKTIYKERPIKKVNKIIQIEVPPNPYWATIGLTLEPLPLGAGLQIESDISYGYLNHSFQNAVFEGIRMSCQSGLHGWEVTDLKVTFTQAEYYSPVSTPADFRQLTPYVFRLALQQSGVDILEPMLCFELQIPQVASSKAITDLQKLMSEIEDISCNNEWCHIKGKVPLNTSKDYASEVSSYTKGLGIFMVKPCGYQITKDGYSDNIRMNEKDKLLFMFQKSMSLK; from the coding sequence ATGAATATTATAAATTTAGGAATTCTTGCTCACATTGATGCAGGAAAAACTTCTGTAACCGAGAATCTGCTGTTTGCCAGTGGAGCAACGGAAAAGTGCGGCCGTGTGGATAATGGTGACACCATAACGGACTCTATGGATATAGAGAAACGTAGAGGAATTACTGTCCGGGCTTCTACGACATCTATTATCTGGAATGGAGTGAAATGCAATATCATTGACACTCCGGGACACATGGATTTTATTGCGGAAGTGGAGCGGACATTCAAAATGCTTGATGGAGCAGTCCTCATCTTATCCGCAAAGGAAGGCATACAAGCGCAGACAAAGTTGCTGTTCAGTACTTTACAAAAGCTGCAAATCCCGACAATTATATTTATCAATAAGATTGACCGTGCCGGTGTGAATTTGGAGCGTTTGTATATGGATATAAAAACAAATCTGTCGCAAGATGTCCTGTTTATGCAAACTGTTGTCGATGGATCGGTTTATCCGGTTTGCTCCCAAACATATATAAAGGAAGAATACAAAGAATTTGTATGCAACCATGACGACGATATATTAGAACGATATTTGGCGGATAGCGAAATTTCACCGGCTGATTATTGGAATACGATAATCGCTCTTGTGGCAAAAGCCAAAGTCTATCCGGTGCTACATGGATCAGCAATGTTCAATATCGGTATCAATGAGTTGTTGGACGCCATTTCTTCTTTTATACTTCCTCCGGCATCAGTCTCAAACAGACTTTCAGCTTATCTCTATAAGATAGAGCATGACCCCAAAGGGCATAAAAGAAGTTTTCTTAAAATAATTGACGGAAGTCTGAGACTTCGAGACGTTGTAAGAATCAACGATTCGGAAAAATTCATCAAGATTAAAAATCTAAAGACTATTTATCAGGGCAGAGAGATAAATGTTGATGAAGTGGGTGCCAATGATATCGCGATTGTAGAAGATATAGAAGATTTTCGAATCGGAGATTATTTAGGTGCTAAACCTTGTTTGATTCAAGGATTATCTCATCAGCATCCCGCTCTCAAATCCTCCGTCCGGCCAAATAAGCCCGAAGAGAGAAGCAAGGTGATATCCGCTCTGAATACATTGTGGATTGAAGACCCGTCTTTGTCCTTTTCCATAAACTCATATAGTGATGAATTGGAAATCTCGTTATATGGTTTGACCCAAAAGGAAATCATACAGACATTGCTGGAAGAACGATTTTCCGTAAAGGTCCATTTTGATGAGATCAAGACTATCTACAAAGAACGACCTATAAAAAAGGTCAATAAGATTATTCAGATCGAAGTACCACCCAACCCTTACTGGGCCACAATAGGGCTGACTCTTGAACCCTTACCGTTAGGGGCAGGGTTGCAAATCGAAAGTGACATCTCCTATGGTTATCTGAACCATTCTTTTCAAAATGCCGTTTTTGAAGGGATTCGTATGTCTTGCCAATCTGGTTTACATGGATGGGAAGTGACAGATCTGAAAGTAACTTTTACTCAAGCCGAGTATTATAGCCCGGTAAGTACACCTGCTGATTTCAGACAGCTGACCCCTTATGTCTTCAGGCTGGCTTTGCAACAGTCAGGTGTGGACATTCTCGAACCGATGCTCTGTTTTGAGTTGCAGATACCCCAAGTAGCGAGTTCCAAAGCTATTACAGATTTGCAAAAACTGATGTCTGAGATTGAAGACATCAGTTGTAATAATGAGTGGTGTCATATTAAAGGGAAAGTTCCATTAAATACAAGTAAAGACTATGCCTCAGAAGTAAGTTCGTACACTAAGGGCTTAGGCATTTTTATGGTTAAGCCATGTGGGTATCAAATAACAAAAGACGGTTATTCTGATAATATCCGCATGAACGAAAAAGATAAACTTTTATTCATGTTCCAAAAATCAATGTCATTAAAATAA